From one Verrucomicrobiales bacterium genomic stretch:
- a CDS encoding cytochrome c3 family protein: protein MSDIFPKWTNRLPAMAILFVLLFGGGAVTGIWYYFTPKYTRVGYQPVQPVPFPHSVHVDQVGLDCRYCHSQVEKSWYSNIPSSSTCMNCHNQILKEDPRLAIVRDSAQTGTPIPWVQVHKVPDYVYFNHSVHVNRGVSCLHCHGEINKMDEVYHAKPLSMTFCLDCHRNPGPNLRPLDKITDLTWKAQTPDTQKSQGEQFAHDWKVNASQNCSACHR from the coding sequence ATGTCCGATATTTTTCCTAAGTGGACGAACCGATTGCCTGCGATGGCGATTCTTTTCGTGCTGCTATTCGGTGGTGGAGCGGTAACCGGCATCTGGTATTACTTTACGCCGAAGTACACGCGCGTGGGTTACCAGCCCGTTCAGCCGGTTCCTTTCCCGCACAGTGTTCATGTGGATCAAGTGGGCTTGGATTGCCGTTACTGCCATTCCCAAGTTGAGAAGAGTTGGTATTCCAACATCCCCTCTTCCTCGACCTGCATGAACTGTCACAACCAGATTCTGAAGGAAGATCCCCGGTTGGCCATTGTTCGGGATAGCGCCCAGACTGGCACTCCTATTCCCTGGGTTCAGGTTCACAAGGTGCCTGACTATGTTTACTTCAATCACTCAGTCCACGTGAACCGTGGTGTGAGCTGTCTCCACTGCCATGGTGAGATCAATAAAATGGACGAAGTCTATCATGCCAAGCCGCTTAGCATGACCTTCTGTCTCGATTGCCATCGCAACCCGGGCCCGAACCTCCGGCCGCTGGACAAGATTACGGATTTAACCTGGAAAGCGCAGACTCCTGATACTCAAAAATCTCAGGGAGAACAGTTTGCGCATGATTGGAAAGTGAACGCTTCTCAAAACTGCTCTGCCTGTCATCGATGA
- a CDS encoding TAT-variant-translocated molybdopterin oxidoreductase, with translation MKTIPPPCPEPETGLKYWRSLDQLAETPEFRQWVEREFPAGASEFTDPVGRRHFVKIMGASFLLGGLGLTGCRRPEEKILPFSKLPEGYVHGVAQYYATARPTRTGAVPLVVKSHEGRPTKVEGNPEHPEHNGSTDLFTQASILNLYDPDRAQRFAKGGNTATREEGLDFLGLVSRKFRANGGAGLAILMEPSASPSRDRVLQDLQKALPQARFYAHDPLDVDTARRAASQTFGQSVAPYYRLDKANVVVTLDADILGSEEDQYRLIRGFSKGRKLETKESSMNRLYAVEGLMTLTGVNADHRLRVATSQVVAVAAALGAEVLKASGNSAAQPLADALAKIALPAGVNPKWVQECAKDLAKAENKGKTVVVAGHRQPLAVHVIAQAINSALGSVGSAVEFKPVPAAPAGSLTELAQSLNAGSVDTLVVLGVNPAYTAPADLEWSTTQRKAKNVVRLGYYEDESFAGADWHLPAAHYLESWGDARTSDGTYVPVQPLIEPMFGGLTEIEVLARLAGSSVVRPHDIVRETFRTVSGASNLDGAWKKLLHDGFLAGSAASSSSLAVNFTAAAGLVSSLTLSPAPSEQSLEVVFYRDYSLDDGRYNNNGWLQELPDPITKLTWDNAILISRKTATALKVANRDVVEIALGGRKVTGPILVQPGLADNTVALALGYGREKSGRVGGNGKGNSVGFNAYAIRPSAAPHAASGAKITALGSTFVLAITQEHGSMEGRPIIREANLEDAIKHPTFARNFDLDSPHHSAHIEKEEGTDGRLAKRLYKNAYAEYDDKKGPGGAKPPGPMLHSDVHQWGMSVDLSSCVGCATCVVACQSENNIPIVGKDQVTRNREMHWIRIDRYYSGAMEQSAPEMIDEPQAVTQPMFCLHCENAPCESVCPVNATVHDEEGLNVMAYNRCVGTRYCSNNCPYKVRRFNFFDYNKRPLEQLKGPFYKTPALDSTDGEWDVLRWLKSPEKGYRPEQEWELLKLAKNPNVSVRMRGVMEKCTYCVQRIEEAKISQKVKARASGDVQVPEGTFQTACQQACPADAIVFGNLLDPNSRVSKLKKHERDYSVLGFLDTRPRTTYLAKVRNPNPAMPDYDRIKQPLTLKEYTETSHSDPFADHAEGGHGHQPAGGHGQPASAQGEKKGAH, from the coding sequence ATGAAAACGATCCCGCCTCCCTGTCCTGAGCCGGAGACCGGCCTGAAGTATTGGCGCAGCCTTGATCAACTCGCGGAGACTCCGGAGTTTCGTCAGTGGGTGGAGCGCGAGTTCCCTGCTGGTGCCAGCGAGTTTACGGATCCGGTTGGCCGGCGTCATTTCGTCAAGATCATGGGTGCTTCCTTCCTATTGGGAGGCCTGGGTTTGACCGGTTGTCGGCGTCCCGAGGAGAAAATCCTGCCGTTTTCCAAGCTGCCTGAAGGTTACGTTCACGGTGTTGCGCAGTATTATGCGACTGCGCGTCCGACCCGCACTGGGGCGGTTCCGTTGGTCGTTAAGTCTCACGAAGGTCGCCCCACGAAGGTCGAGGGCAATCCTGAGCATCCTGAACACAACGGATCTACCGATCTCTTCACCCAGGCCTCGATTCTCAACCTATATGATCCGGACCGCGCCCAGCGCTTCGCGAAGGGTGGAAACACTGCTACTCGCGAAGAGGGGCTGGATTTTCTCGGATTGGTGAGCCGGAAGTTTCGTGCCAATGGCGGAGCCGGCTTGGCAATCCTGATGGAACCGAGCGCTTCCCCGTCGCGGGATCGCGTGCTGCAGGACCTTCAGAAAGCGCTGCCTCAAGCCCGTTTCTACGCGCATGATCCCTTGGATGTAGACACGGCACGGCGTGCTGCCTCCCAGACATTCGGTCAATCGGTTGCTCCCTATTACCGCCTCGACAAGGCCAATGTGGTGGTGACTCTCGATGCTGACATTCTGGGATCCGAAGAGGATCAGTATCGTCTCATTCGTGGATTTTCGAAGGGGCGCAAGCTCGAGACCAAAGAGTCCTCGATGAATCGGCTGTACGCAGTGGAAGGTCTGATGACCTTGACGGGCGTCAACGCCGATCACCGCCTTCGGGTTGCTACCAGCCAGGTGGTTGCCGTCGCCGCAGCCCTGGGCGCCGAAGTGCTTAAGGCTTCAGGCAACTCGGCAGCTCAGCCGCTCGCCGACGCCTTGGCCAAGATCGCCTTGCCTGCAGGGGTTAATCCCAAGTGGGTTCAGGAATGCGCGAAAGACCTGGCCAAGGCCGAGAACAAGGGCAAGACGGTCGTGGTTGCTGGACATCGTCAACCGCTGGCCGTTCATGTCATCGCTCAGGCCATCAACTCCGCCTTGGGCAGCGTCGGTTCGGCCGTTGAATTTAAGCCCGTGCCTGCTGCGCCCGCTGGATCGCTGACCGAATTGGCTCAGTCCTTAAACGCGGGATCGGTCGACACTCTGGTCGTCTTGGGAGTGAATCCGGCGTATACCGCGCCGGCCGATCTGGAGTGGAGCACGACTCAGCGCAAGGCCAAGAATGTGGTGCGCCTGGGCTATTACGAGGACGAATCTTTCGCCGGTGCAGACTGGCATTTGCCGGCGGCTCACTATCTCGAGTCTTGGGGCGACGCCCGGACCTCGGATGGAACTTATGTGCCGGTGCAGCCGCTGATCGAACCCATGTTCGGTGGGCTGACCGAAATCGAAGTGCTGGCTCGCCTGGCTGGTTCCTCGGTTGTCCGTCCGCATGACATCGTGCGCGAGACCTTCCGAACGGTCTCCGGTGCTTCCAATCTGGATGGTGCCTGGAAGAAGTTGCTGCACGACGGTTTCTTGGCGGGCAGCGCGGCCAGTTCTTCATCGCTCGCGGTGAATTTTACGGCGGCTGCCGGGTTGGTAAGTTCCCTCACGCTTTCACCCGCTCCGAGCGAACAGAGCCTCGAGGTGGTTTTCTATCGCGACTACAGTCTGGATGACGGTCGTTACAACAACAACGGGTGGCTGCAGGAGCTGCCTGATCCCATCACCAAGCTCACTTGGGACAACGCAATTCTGATCAGCCGCAAGACTGCGACGGCGTTGAAGGTGGCCAATCGGGATGTTGTGGAAATTGCGCTCGGAGGCCGCAAGGTCACCGGTCCGATACTCGTCCAGCCCGGCCTGGCCGACAACACCGTGGCTTTGGCCTTGGGTTATGGGCGTGAGAAAAGCGGTCGCGTGGGTGGTAACGGCAAGGGCAATTCGGTTGGTTTCAACGCCTACGCCATCCGTCCGAGTGCCGCTCCCCATGCCGCCTCCGGTGCTAAGATAACCGCTTTGGGTTCGACCTTCGTGCTGGCGATCACCCAGGAGCACGGATCGATGGAGGGGCGTCCGATCATCCGCGAAGCGAATCTGGAGGATGCCATCAAGCATCCGACGTTCGCCCGGAACTTCGACCTCGATTCTCCGCATCACTCGGCGCACATCGAGAAGGAAGAGGGAACCGACGGCCGCTTGGCTAAGCGTCTCTACAAGAATGCTTACGCTGAGTATGACGATAAAAAAGGCCCGGGTGGGGCCAAGCCTCCCGGGCCGATGCTTCACAGCGATGTGCATCAGTGGGGGATGTCGGTAGACCTGAGCTCCTGCGTCGGATGCGCAACTTGTGTGGTTGCGTGCCAGAGCGAGAACAATATCCCCATCGTGGGTAAGGATCAGGTTACTCGCAACCGCGAGATGCATTGGATTCGCATCGACCGCTATTACAGCGGCGCGATGGAGCAGTCTGCTCCCGAGATGATCGATGAGCCTCAGGCGGTCACGCAACCAATGTTCTGCCTGCATTGCGAGAACGCCCCGTGTGAGAGCGTTTGCCCGGTGAATGCGACAGTTCATGACGAGGAGGGCCTCAATGTCATGGCCTACAACCGTTGCGTCGGCACGCGTTATTGCTCCAACAACTGTCCGTATAAGGTCCGACGCTTCAACTTTTTCGATTACAACAAGCGTCCGCTTGAGCAGCTCAAAGGCCCGTTCTACAAGACACCGGCCCTGGATTCCACCGACGGCGAGTGGGATGTGTTGCGCTGGTTGAAGAGCCCGGAGAAGGGTTATCGGCCAGAGCAGGAGTGGGAGCTGTTGAAGCTTGCCAAGAACCCGAACGTATCGGTTCGGATGCGCGGAGTTATGGAGAAGTGCACCTATTGTGTGCAGCGCATCGAGGAGGCGAAGATCTCCCAGAAGGTCAAGGCGCGCGCTTCTGGCGACGTGCAAGTTCCGGAAGGGACCTTCCAGACCGCCTGCCAGCAGGCTTGTCCTGCCGACGCCATCGTTTTCGGCAATCTGCTCGACCCGAACAGCCGGGTCTCGAAACTGAAAAAACACGAACGAGATTACAGCGTGCTGGGCTTCTTGGACACCCGTCCTCGAACCACGTATCTCGCCAAGGTTCGCAATCCGAATCCTGCCATGCCTGATTACGATCGAATCAAGCAGCCTTTGACCCTGAAGGAGTACACTGAGACCTCGCACTCGGATCCGTTTGCGGACCACGCCGAGGGAGGACACGGACACCAGCCAGCTGGCGGTCATGGCCAGCCTGCTTCCGCCCAGGGCGAGAAGAAAGGAGCGCACTAA